Genomic DNA from Caldicellulosiruptor hydrothermalis 108:
TCAGCTTCCGCACCTTACAAACTTTTAAATTTTGACATTGGAAAGGTTCTATCAAAATCAGTCAAAGACTCAGTTGAGTCCATACTCATTATAGGCGGTTTTATAACTCTCTTTTTCAACTTGAATAACGTTCTCGAATATTTCAAAATTTATCACACAATATGTAGTCTCTTCAGATTTACAGGTGCAGATGCTACTCTTATAAAAGGACTTTTATATGGCTTGTTTGAAATAACAAACGGTAGTATGCAAATTAATACAAACTCTCTTCCTGTCTGGCAAAAATTGATAGCATCTGAGCTTATTATTTCCTGGGGCGGACTTAGTGTACACTTTCAAACCATATCCTTTTTGAGCGCAGCAGGTTTACAATCTTTTCACTATATCATTGGAAAATTGATTCATTGTACCTTATCTACAGCTATCATTTGTGTGGTTCTAATAATTATACCACTATGAATTTTTCTGTCTTATTTGGTCAATATTATCGTTTAATTCTTTTACAATATTTTCAATAGTTTTCTTTGTCTGTTCCAAAAGCTCAATGGTATAACTTTGGGCCATGAGTCTATATTCTTTTGCATGTTCTTTTGCTTTTTGGATAATCTCCTCTGCCCTCTTCTCTGCCAATTTGACAATCTCTGTCTCATCCACAAGACCTTTTACCTTGCTCTCCGCATCATTTATGATTGCTTCTGCTTCCTTTTGAGCTCTCTCTAAAATCTTCTTCCTCTCTTCTTTTGCCCACTTGACTTGAGAAAGTTCCTGCGGCAGTAAAAGCCTTATTTCTTTTATTATCTCTAAAAGCTCATCCTTTTCCACCATAACCTTTGATGTAAACGGTATTGATTTGCTATTTTCTATTATTTCCTCCATTCTCTCTAAAAGCTCTAATATGCTCAGCTCACCCATCACTTATTTTCCTCCGTTTCTGCATATTTCTTATTCAATTTTTTCATTACCTTTTTAGCAATCTTTTCA
This window encodes:
- a CDS encoding ATPase gives rise to the protein MGELSILELLERMEEIIENSKSIPFTSKVMVEKDELLEIIKEIRLLLPQELSQVKWAKEERKKILERAQKEAEAIINDAESKVKGLVDETEIVKLAEKRAEEIIQKAKEHAKEYRLMAQSYTIELLEQTKKTIENIVKELNDNIDQIRQKNS